One part of the Arabidopsis thaliana chromosome 1 sequence genome encodes these proteins:
- a CDS encoding Ubiquitin domain-containing protein (Ubiquitin domain-containing protein; INVOLVED IN: N-terminal protein myristoylation; LOCATED IN: cellular_component unknown; EXPRESSED IN: 24 plant structures; EXPRESSED DURING: 15 growth stages; BEST Arabidopsis thaliana protein match is: Ubiquitin domain-containing protein (TAIR:AT5G45740.1); Has 319 Blast hits to 318 proteins in 112 species: Archae - 0; Bacteria - 0; Metazoa - 144; Fungi - 63; Plants - 89; Viruses - 0; Other Eukaryotes - 23 (source: NCBI BLink).), whose product MGCAGSTQSQADGSVKKIRKPKPWKHTQPITKAELMKLREEFWDTAPHYGGRKEIWDALRAAAEADISLAQAIVDSAGVIVQNTDLTVCYDERGAKYELPKYVLSEPTNLEEEN is encoded by the exons ATGGGTTGTGCTGGATCGACACAGTCTCAAGCAGATG GGTCAGTGAAGAAAATTAGGAAGCCGAAACCGTGGAAGCATACCCAACCGATCACGAAAGCTGAGCTTATGAAACTTAGAGAAGAGTTTTGGGACACTGCTCCTCATTATGGTGGTAGAAAAG AGATATGGGACGCACTTCGCGCTGCTGCAGAAGCTGACATATCTCTTGCACAAGCAATTGTGGACAGTGCAGGAGTCATTGTTCAGAACACAGATCTCACAGTCTGCTATGACGAGAGAG GTGCTAAGTATGAGCTACCTAAGTATGTTCTAAGCGAGCCTACCAACTTGGAGgaagaaaattga
- a CDS encoding hypothetical protein (DUF641) (Plant protein of unknown function (DUF641); CONTAINS InterPro DOMAIN/s: Protein of unknown function DUF641, plant (InterPro:IPR006943); BEST Arabidopsis thaliana protein match is: Plant protein of unknown function (DUF641) (TAIR:AT3G14870.1); Has 313 Blast hits to 310 proteins in 37 species: Archae - 0; Bacteria - 16; Metazoa - 2; Fungi - 2; Plants - 281; Viruses - 0; Other Eukaryotes - 12 (source: NCBI BLink).) codes for METVRPMVVAPKGNKLRRKFAKVLNIHKLTGVAPEGEMKKIKFDSKTAKLSESFYKLEEEYERSQGLEALLAKLFATVSSIKAAYAQLQHSQSPYDSIGIQKADNLVVAELKTLSELKQCFMKKQVDPNPERTLVLAEIQELRSLLKTYEIMGKKLESQYKLKDSEIIFLREKLDESMKQNKLTEKRLNQSGQLCNPLDNLHLSALNPTHFVTYLHHTVKSTRGFVKLMIEQMKLAGWDISSAANSIHPGVFYYKQDHKCFTFEHFVSNVMFEAFHLPYFSTSSESRSYKKKKQSNADREMFFERFKELRSMKAKDYLTARPKSRFARFCRAKYLQLIHPKMEQAFFGHLHLRNQVSAGEFPETSLFSGFLEMAKRIWLLHCLALSFEREAEIFRVPKGCRFSEVYMKSVAEEAFFPAAESSPESEPRVAFTVVPGFRIGKTSIQCEVYLSLS; via the coding sequence ATGGAGACTGTGAGACCAATGGTTGTTGCTCCTAAGGGTAACAAACTCAGACGCAAGTTTGCTAAAGTTCTTAACATTCATAAGCTAACGGGTGTTGCTCCAGAAggagaaatgaagaagataaagttCGATTCCAAAACCGCTAAGTTGTCTGAGTCGTTCTACAAGCTTGAGGAAGAGTATGAGAGAAGTCAGGGATTGGAAGCTCTTCTTGCGAAGCTTTTTGCTACGGTTTCTTCGATCAAAGCGGCTTATGCGCAGTTACAGCATTCTCAGTCTCCGTATGACTCTATCGGGATTCAAAAAGCAGATAACTTGGTAGTCGCCGAGCTTAAGACTTTGTCTGAGCTGAAACAATGTTTCATGAAGAAACAAGTGGATCCAAATCCCGAAAGAACTCTGGTTCTCGCGGAGATTCAAGAGCTGAGGAGTCTATTGAAAACGTATGAGATAATGGGGAAGAAGCTGGAGTCTCAGTACAAGCTTAAAGACTCAGAGATTATATTTCTGAGAGAGAAACTTGATGAATCGATGAAACAGAACAAGTTGACAGAGAAGAGACTTAACCAAAGCGGACAACTTTGCAATCCACTTGACAATCTTCACCTATCTGCGCTAAATCCAACACATTTCGTTACTTATCTGCACCACACAGTCAAGTCCACCAGAGGTTTCGTCAAGCTAATGATCGAACAAATGAAACTCGCTGGATGGGATATTTCATCAGCTGCTAATTCGATCCATCCCGGTGTGTTCTACTACAAGCAAGACCACAAGTGTTTCACTTTCGAACACTTTGTCTCCAATGTGATGTTCGAAGCGTTTCATCTACCGTACTTCTCAACTTCAAGCGAGTCAAGAAgctacaagaagaagaaacagagcaatgCAGATAGAGAAATGTTCTTTGAAAGGTTTAAAGAACTCAGGTCGATGAAAGCGAAAGATTATCTAACCGCGAGGCCTAAATCAAGATTCGCTAGGTTCTGTCGAGCCAAGTACTTGCAGCTTATACATCCAAAGATGGAGCAAGCTTTCTTCGGACATTTGCATTTGAGAAACCAAGTTTCTGCTGGTGAATTCCCGGAGACGAGCTTATTCTCTGGATTTCTTGAAATGGCGAAACGAATTTGGCTTTTGCATTGCTTGGCTCTCTCTTTTGAACGTGAAGCTGAGATCTTTCGAGTACCTAAAGGTTGTAGATTCTCTGAAGTGTATATGAAGAGTGTAGCAGAAGAAGCGTTTTTCCCGGCGGCGGAGAGTTCGCCGGAGTCTGAGCCACGTGTCGCGTTCACGGTTGTTCCAGGGTTTAGAATTGGGAAGACTTCAATACAATGCGAGGTCTATCTCTCGCTTTCATGA
- the ABCG24 gene encoding P-loop containing nucleoside triphosphate hydrolases superfamily protein (P-loop containing nucleoside triphosphate hydrolases superfamily protein; FUNCTIONS IN: ATPase activity, coupled to transmembrane movement of substances; LOCATED IN: plasma membrane; EXPRESSED IN: 23 plant structures; EXPRESSED DURING: 13 growth stages; CONTAINS InterPro DOMAIN/s: ATPase, AAA+ type, core (InterPro:IPR003593), ABC transporter-like (InterPro:IPR003439), ABC transporter, conserved site (InterPro:IPR017871); BEST Arabidopsis thaliana protein match is: non-intrinsic ABC protein 12 (TAIR:AT2G37010.1); Has 358264 Blast hits to 329272 proteins in 3990 species: Archae - 6355; Bacteria - 285632; Metazoa - 9572; Fungi - 6250; Plants - 5450; Viruses - 13; Other Eukaryotes - 44992 (source: NCBI BLink).): MNFNTSLVIMLLNLKMSVDRRNWLKHGCNLRLVILVLWLVCYVSNGQTIGDTSDFNNPAVLPLVTQMVYRSLSNSTAALNRELGIRAKFCVKDPDADWNRAFNFSSNLNFLSSCIKKTQGSIGKRICTAAEMKFYFNGFFNKTNNPGYLKPNVNCNLTSWVSGCEPGWGCSVDPTEQVDLQNSKDFPERRRNCMPCCEGFFCPRGLTCMIPCPLGAHCPLATLNKTTSLCEPYTYQLPSGRPNHTCGGANVWADIRSSGEVFCSAGSYCPTTTQKVPCDSGHYCRMGSTSEKPCFKLTSCNPNTANQNMHAFGIMVIAAVSTILLIIYNCSDQILTTRERRQAKSREAAVKKARAHHRWKAAREAAKKHVSGIRAQITRTFSGKRANQDGDTNKMLGRGDSSEIDEAIDMSTCSSPASSSAAQSSYENEDHAAAGSNGRASLGIEGKRVKGQTLAKIKKTQSQIFKYAYDRIEKEKAMEQENKNLTFSGIVKMATNSETRKRHLMELSFKDLTLTLKSNGKQVLRCVTGSMKPGRITAVMGPSGAGKTSLLSALAGKAVGCKLSGLILINGKQESIHSYKKIIGFVPQDDVVHGNLTVEENLWFHAKCRLPADLSKADKVLVVERIIDSLGLQAVRSSLVGTVEKRGISGGQRKRVNVGLEMVMEPSVLFLDEPTSGLDSASSQLLLRALRHEALEGVNICMVVHQPSYTLFKTFNDLVLLAKGGLTVYHGSVNKVEEYFSGLGIHVPDRINPPDYYIDVLEGVVISMGNSGIGYKELPQRWMLHKGYSVPLDMRNNSAAGLETNPDLGTNSPDNAEQTFARELWRDVKSNFRLRRDKIRHNFLKSRDLSHRRTPSTWLQYKYFLGRIAKQRMREAQLQATDYLILLLAGACLGSLIKASDESFGAPGYIYTIIAVSLLCKIAALRSFSLDKLHYWRESASGMSSSACFLAKDTIDIFNILVKPLVYLSMFYFFTNPRSTFFDNYIVLVCLVYCVTGIAYALAIFLQPSTAQLFSVLLPVVLTLVATQPKNSELIRIIADLSYPKWALEAFVIGNAQKYYGVWMITRCGSLMKSGYDINKWSLCIMILLLVGLTTRGVAFVGMLILQKK, from the exons ATGAACTTCAATACTTCACTAGTCATAAt GCTTTTGAATCTCAAGATGAGTGTGGACCGGCGAAATTGGCTTAAACATGGATGTAATCTCAGATTGGTTATCTTAGTTCTGTGGTTGGTTTGTTATGTTAGTAATGGTCAAACTATTGGGGACACCAGTGACTTCAACAATCCAGCTGTTCTTCCGCTCGTTACTCAGATGGTTTACCGCAGTCTTTCTAATAGCACTGCTGCTCTTAATCGCGAGCTCGGTATCAGAGCAAAGTTTTGCGTCAAAGACCC GGATGCTGATTGGAATAGAGCTTTTAATTTCTCCTCCAACTTGAATTTCTTATCTTCTTGCATTAAGAAAACCCAAG GTAGTATTGGTAAGCGTATCTGTACAGCAGCAGAGATGAAGTTCTATTTTAATGGTTTCTTCAATAAAACGAATAACCCGGGCTACTTGAAACCAAATGTAAACTGCAACTTGACTTCATGGGTCTCTGGTTGTGAACCTGGATGGGGCTGTAGTGTTGATCCAACCGAACAAGTCGATCTGCAAAACTCCAAAGATTTTcctgaaagaagaagaaactgtatGCCTTGCTGCGAAGGGTTTTTCTGCCCCCGTGGCCTCACTTGTATGATAC CTTGCCCCCTTGGTGCTCATTGCCCCTTAGCTACCCTTAATAAAACTACAAGCTTATGTGAACc GTATACTTATCAATTACCATCAGGACGACCAAACCACACTTGTGGAGGTGCAAATGTATGGGCCGATATCAGATCCAGCGGTGAAGTATTCTGTTCCGCAGGATCATATTGTCCAACCACAACCCAAAAAGTACCTTGTGATAGTGG GCACTACTGCAGGATGGGGTCTACTTCTGAGAAAC CCTGCTTTAAGTTGACGTCCTGCAATCCTAACACAGCAAATCAGAACATGCATGCATTTGGGATTATGGTTATC GCTGCAGTGAGTACTATTCTACTCATTATCTACAATTGTTCCGATCAAATCCTAACAACTAGGGAAAGGAGGCAGGCAAAATCAAGGGAAGCAGCGGTGAAGAAAGCGAGAGCTCATCATAGATGGAAAGCTGCTAGAGAGGCTGCTAAAAAGCATGTGAGTGGGATCCGTGCGCAAATAACTCGGACATTTTCAGGTAAAAGAGCCAATCAAGATGGGGATACCAACAAGATGTTGGGTCGTGGGGACTCTTCAGAAATAGATGAAGCTATAGACATGTCCACATGTTCAAGTCCTGCGAGTTCCTCTGCTGCACAATCTAGTTATGAGAATGAGGATCATGCAGCCGCTGGGAGTAATGGAAGAGCAAGTCTTGGCATAGAAGGAAAGAGAGTAAAAGGACAGACTTTGgccaaaattaagaaaacacaaagCCAAATCTTCAAGTATGCTTATGATCGGATTGAAAAGGAGAAAGCCATGGAGCAAGAGAATAAAAATCTCACATTTTCAGGAATAGTCAAAATGGCTACCAATTCTGAGACGAGAAAGAGGCATCTCATGGAGCTttctttcaaagatttaaCTCTTACATTGAAATCCAATGGTAAGCAAGTGTTAAGATGTGTCACAGGAAGTATGAAACCAGGTCGGATCACAGCTGTGATGGGTCCATCAGGAGCAGGAAAGACAAGTCTTCTTTCTGCTTTGGCTGGGAAAGCTGTCGGATGCAAATTAAGTGGTTTGATTCTTATAAATGGGAAGCAGGAATCAATCCactcatataaaaaaattattggcTTTGTGCCACAAGATGACGTTGTTCATGGAAACTTAACAGTAGAGGAAAATCTTTGGTTCCATGCTAAATGCAGATTACCTGCGGATCTATCCAAAGCAGACAAAGTTCTTGTGGTTGAAAGAATCATTGACTCCTTGGGGCTACAAGCTGTGAGGAGTTCTTTAGTTGGTACTGTAGAGAAGCGGGGAATCTCAGGAGGGCAGAGGAAACGAGTGAATGTGGGTTTAGAGATGGTAATGGAGCCTTCGGTTTTATTCTTGGATGAACCTACTTCTGGCTTGGATAGTGCCTCATCACAGCTTCTTCTTAGAGCACTTCGGCATGAAGCTCTCGAGGGAGTAAATATTTGCATGGTTGTTCACCAACCAAG TTATACTTTGTTCAAAACGTTCAATGATCTAGTACTTCTCGCGAAAGGTGGCCTTACTGTTTACCACGGATCAGTCAACAAAGTTGAGGAATACTTCTCGGGTCTGGGGATACATGTTCCAGACCGTATCAACCCTCCTGACTATTACATCGATGTTCTGGAAGGAGTAGTGATTTCAATGGGAAATTCTGGTATTGGTTACAAAGAGCTTCCTCAAAGGTGGATGCTTCACAAAGGGTACTCGGTTCCATTAGATATGCGGAACAACAGTGCTGCTGGACTTGAAACGAATCCAGACTTAGGTACTAATTCACCAGATAATGCAGAACAAACATTTGCGAGAGAGCTGTGGCGGGATGTGAAGAGTAATTTCAGGTTGCGTCGTGATAAAATACGGCATAACTTCTTAAAGTCTAGAGATTTATCCCACAGAAGAACCCCTAGTACGTGGCTGCAATACAAATATTTCCTTGGAAG GATAGCGAAGCAGCGAATGAGAGAAGCTCAATTACAAGCCACAGACTATTTGATATTGTTGCTTGCTGGAGCTTGTTTAGGATCACTGATTAAAGCAAGTGATGAGAGCTTTGGAGCTCCTGgttatatttatactattATCGCAGTCT CTCTTCTTTGCAAAATAGCAGCTTTAAGATCATTCTCACTAGACAAGTTACATTACTGGAGAGAAAGTGCTTCAGGGATGAGTAGTTCGGCCTGCTTCCTTGCCAAAGATACAATAGACATTTTCAATATACTTGTCAAGCCATTGGTCTATCTCTCCATGTTCTATTTCTTCACGAACCCAAGATCCACATTTTTCGATAACTATATTGTTTTGGTCTGTCTCGTATATTGTGTGACCGGTATTGCATATGCGTTGGCTATCTTTCTCCAACCGAGCACAGCCCAGCTG ttttctgttcttcttccaGTCGTTTTAACACTTGTTGCAACCCAACCGAAGAATAGTGAACTTATCAGGATCATAGCTGATTTGAGTTATCCAAAGTGGGCTTTGGAAGCATTTGTGATAGGAAATGCTCAAAA GTACTATGGAGTATGGATGATTACTCGATGTGGATCGCTTATGAAGAGTGGCTACGACATTAATAAATGGAGTCTGTGTATAATGATATTGCTTCTCGTAGGTTTGACCACTCGTGGAGTTGCCTTTGTGGGGATGCTCATACTTCAaaagaagtga
- a CDS encoding Leucine-rich repeat transmembrane protein kinase (Leucine-rich repeat transmembrane protein kinase; FUNCTIONS IN: protein serine/threonine kinase activity, kinase activity, ATP binding; INVOLVED IN: transmembrane receptor protein tyrosine kinase signaling pathway, protein amino acid phosphorylation; LOCATED IN: endomembrane system; CONTAINS InterPro DOMAIN/s: Serine/threonine-protein kinase domain (InterPro:IPR002290), Leucine-rich repeat (InterPro:IPR001611), Serine-threonine/tyrosine-protein kinase (InterPro:IPR001245), Serine/threonine-protein kinase, active site (InterPro:IPR008271), Protein kinase-like domain (InterPro:IPR011009), Protein kinase, catalytic domain (InterPro:IPR000719), Malectin/receptor-like protein kinase (InterPro:IPR021720), Tyrosine-protein kinase, catalytic domain (InterPro:IPR020635); BEST Arabidopsis thaliana protein match is: Leucine-rich repeat transmembrane protein kinase (TAIR:AT3G14840.2); Has 186847 Blast hits to 131975 proteins in 4681 species: Archae - 122; Bacteria - 16717; Metazoa - 51381; Fungi - 10995; Plants - 85505; Viruses - 453; Other Eukaryotes - 21674 (source: NCBI BLink).): protein MSLNRFLFTSFSFFLFFIVHFASSATLPTQEGEAFKVVLTTLKKTNIDLNVDPCEVSSTGNEWSTISRNLKRENLQGSLPKELVGLPLLQEIDLSRNYLNGSIPPEWGVLPLVNIWLLGNRLTGPIPKEFGNITTLTSLVLEANQLSGELPLELGNLPNIQQMILSSNNFNGEIPSTFAKLTTLRDFRVSDNQLSGTIPDFIQKWTKLERLFIQASGLVGPIPIAIASLVELKDLRISDLNGPESPFPQLRNIKKMETLILRNCNLTGDLPDYLGKITSFKFLDLSFNKLSGAIPNTYINLRDGGYIYFTGNMLNGSVPDWMVNKGYKIDLSYNNFSVDPTNAVCKYNNVLSCMRNYQCPKTFNALHINCGGDEMSINGTIYESDKYDRLESWYESRNGWFSNNVGVFVDDKHVPERVTIESNSSELNVVDFGLYTQARISAISLTYYALCLENGNYNVNLHFAEIMFNGNNNYQSLGRRFFDIYIQRKLEVKDFNIAKEAKDVGNVVIKTFPVEIKDGKLEIRLYWAGRGTTVIPKERVYGPLISAISVDSSVNPSPRNGMSTGTLHTLVVILSIFIVFLVFGTLWKKGYLRSKSQMEKDFKSLELMIASFSLRQIKIATNNFDSANRIGEGGFGPVYKGKLFDGTIIAVKQLSTGSKQGNREFLNEIGMISALHHPNLVKLYGCCVEGGQLLLVYEFVENNSLARALFGPQETQLRLDWPTRRKICIGVARGLAYLHEESRLKIVHRDIKATNVLLDKQLNPKISDFGLAKLDEEDSTHISTRIAGTFGYMAPEYAMRGHLTDKADVYSFGIVALEIVHGRSNKIERSKNNTFYLIDWVEVLREKNNLLELVDPRLGSEYNREEAMTMIQIAIMCTSSEPCERPSMSEVVKMLEGKKMVEVEKLEEASVHRETKRLENMNTMKKYYEMIGQEISTSMSMIMSDRSESSADH, encoded by the exons atgtcgtTAAATCGGTTTCTCTTCACTTCCTTCTcgttctttctcttcttcatcgtccATTTCGCATCGTCTGCAACTTTGCCAACACAAGAAG GGGAGGCTTTTAAAGTTGTACTAACCACATTGAAAAAGACGaatattgatttaaatgtGGATCCATGCGAAGTCTCATCTACTGGAAATGAATGGTCAACCATCAGCAG AAatttgaagagagaaaatctTCAAGGGTCTCTTCCAAAAGAGTTAGTGGGACTTCCTTTACTGCAAGAGAT TGATCTCTCAAGAAACTATCTCAATGGTTCCATCCCTCCTGAATGGGGAGTCTTGCCACTTGTCAACAT TTGGCTTCTCGGAAACCGATTAACAGGTCCAATCCCTAAGGAGTTTGGAAACATTACAACTCTTACTAGCCT TGTCTTGGAAGCCAATCAACTTTCAGGAGAATTACCTCTTGAGCTAGGGAATCTACCAAACATTCAACAAAT GATTCTTAGCTCGAATAACTTTAATGGTGAAATTCCATCTACATTTGCAAAACTAACCACCTTGAGAGATTT TCGTGTAAGTGACAACCAGTTGTCAGGAACAATTCCAGATTTCATCCAAAAATGGACTAAGCTTGAGCGACT GTTTATTCAAGCAAGTGGTTTAGTTGGACCAATTCCCATTGCCATTGCTTCTCTCGTAGAGTTAAAAGACTT GAGAATCAGCGATTTGAATGGACCCGAATCTCCATTTCCACAGTTAAGGAACATAAAAAAGATGGAGACATT AATTCTTAGGAACTGCAATCTCACAGGAGACTTACCTGATTATCTTGGAAAGATTACCTCCTTCAAATTCTT AGATCTTAGCTTCAATAAATTAAGTGGAGCCATCCCTAACACTTATATTAATCTTAGAGACGGAGGTTACAT ATATTTTACAGGAAACATGTTAAACGGGTCGGTTCCAGATTGGATGGTAAATAAAGGATATAAAAT TGATCTTAGTTACAACAATTTCTCAGTAGATCCAACCAATGCAGTATGCAAGTACAATAATGT aCTTTCATGCATGAGAAACTACCAATGTCCTAAAA CTTTCAATGCTCTTCATATAAACTGTGGTGGGGATGAAATGTCTATCAATGGGACAATATATGAATCTGATAAGTACGATAGACTGGAGAGTTGGTACGAAAGTCGAAATGGATGGTTCTCAAACAACGTAGGAGTCTTCGTAGACGATAAACATGTTCCCGAGAGAGTAACCATCGAGTCTAACTCATCCGAGCTCAATGTGGTTGATTTTGGTCTGTATACGCAAGCTCGCATATCAGCTATCTCACTCACTTACTATGCATTGTGTTTAGAAAATGGAAATTACAACGTTAATCTCCATTTCGCCGAGATTATGTTCAATGGTAACAACAATTATCAAAGCTTGGGTAGACGGTTTTTCGACATATACATTCAG AGGAAGCTCGAGGTTAAAGATTTCAATATCGCCAAGGAGGCAAAAGATGTTGGAAACGTTGTTATTAAGACATTTCCGGTCGAGATAAAAGATGGAAAGTTGGAGATACGATTGTATTGGGCCGGGAGAGGAACTACAGTCATTCCCAAAGAACGTGTTTATGGTCCTCTCATATCAGCTATATCAGTGGATTCAA GTGTTAATCCATCTCCTAGAAATGGTATGAGTACTGGTACTCTCCATACATTGGTAGTGATCTTATCCATTTTCATTGTGTTTCTCGTATTTGGAACTCTATGGAAAAAAGGTTACTTGAGATCGAAAAGCCAAATGGAAAAAG atttcaaaagtttggaACTCATGATTGCTTCTTTCTCGTTGAGGCAAATCAAAATCGCTACAAACAACTTTGATTCTGCAAATAGGATTGGAGAAGGCGGCTTTGGTCCTGTATACAAg GGAAAGTTATTTGATGGAACAATAATCGCAGTGAAACAACTTTCGACAGGATCAAAACAAGGGAACCGCGAGTTCTTGAACGAGATTGGCATGATTTCAGCTCTGCACCACCCTAATCTGGTTAAACTATATGGATGTTGCGTTGAAGGAGGCCAACTTTTATTAGTCTATGAGTTTGTAGAAAACAACAGTCTCGCTCGAGCATTGTTTG GTCCTCAAGAAACTCAGTTGAGATTGGACTGGCCTACAAGACGGAAGATCTGTATCGGAGTGGCGAGAGGGCTAGCATATCTACACGAAGAATCGAGGCTAAAGATTGTACACAGAGACATCAAAGCCACTAATGTGTTGCTAGACAAACAACTGAATCCGAAAATATCAGACTTTGGTCTTGCCAAGCTTGATGAAGAGGACAGCACTCACATTAGCACTCGAATCGCTGGAACATT TGGTTACATGGCTCCGGAGTACGCCATGAGAGGCCATTTGACAGATAAAGCTGACGTTTACAGCTTTGGTATAGTAGCTCTAGAGATTGTTCATGGAAGAAGCAATAAAATAGAACGATCCAAAAACAATACCTTCTATCTTATTGACTGG GTGGAggttttgagagagaagaataaTCTGTTGGAACTGGTGGATCCAAGACTAGGATCAGAATAtaacagagaagaagcaatgaCCATGATCCAAATTGCGATAATGTGTACAAGCTCAGAACCTTGTGAGAGACCGTCAATGTCAGAAGTGGTGAAGATGTTAGAAGGTAAGAagatggtggaggtggagaaacttgaagaagctTCAGTCcatagagaaacaaagagactTGAAAACATGAACACGATGAAGAAGTACTACGAAATGATAGGGCAAGAGATAAGTACAAGCATGAGCATGATCATGAGTGATCGTAGTGAATCATCAGCAGATCATTAG